Proteins encoded together in one Sulfitobacter pontiacus window:
- a CDS encoding malonyl-CoA synthase → MPNPLYDALFGRHIGQNTPFLILPDGRTISHDQFIRSAARYANAFSDKGLTAGDRVAVQVGKSPDALALYAACVQAGLVFLPLNPGYTASEVDYFVGNSGARLLVCDPADVPELTPVAAAAGAAVETMDNTGRGTLRDLAATLPDTFDTVDRTAEDLAAFLYTSGTTGRSKGAMLSQRNLLSNAETLVDVWQFTKADVLLHALPIFHTHGLFVATNIMLLSGGAMVFLPKLDIDQLIRFMPQATALMGVPTFYTRLLGSDDFTAGLTAHMRLFISGSAPLLAETHKQFEERTGHRILERYGMTETNMNTSNPYDGPRRGGTVGTPLPGVELKICDPDTGETLPQGEIGVVEVRGPNVFQGYWQMPEKTAAELRADGFFITGDLGLIDEDGYVQIVGRGKDLIISGGYNIYPKEVEQVLDDQPGVLESAVIGVAHGDLGEAPVGVLVADGSRDLDLEALSQTVAQSLARFKCPRKLVVVDALPRNTMGKVQKNLLRETYADLFKG, encoded by the coding sequence ATGCCCAACCCGCTTTACGACGCTTTATTCGGTCGCCACATCGGGCAAAACACGCCGTTCCTGATCCTGCCGGACGGGCGCACCATCAGCCATGACCAATTCATCCGGTCTGCCGCGCGCTATGCCAATGCGTTTTCGGACAAGGGGCTGACAGCGGGCGACCGTGTCGCGGTGCAGGTCGGCAAATCGCCGGATGCGCTGGCGCTTTATGCCGCTTGCGTACAGGCAGGGCTGGTGTTCTTGCCGCTCAACCCCGGCTACACCGCGTCCGAGGTGGATTATTTCGTCGGCAACTCGGGCGCGCGTCTGCTGGTTTGCGATCCCGCCGATGTTCCCGAACTCACGCCGGTCGCTGCCGCCGCCGGTGCTGCGGTAGAGACGATGGACAACACCGGCCGCGGCACGCTGCGCGATCTGGCGGCCACCCTGCCCGACACCTTCGATACCGTCGACCGAACGGCCGAGGATCTGGCCGCCTTCCTCTATACCTCGGGCACCACGGGCCGATCAAAAGGCGCGATGCTGAGCCAGCGAAACCTGCTGAGCAACGCCGAAACGCTGGTTGATGTCTGGCAATTTACCAAGGCCGATGTGCTGCTGCATGCGCTGCCGATTTTCCACACACACGGGCTGTTCGTGGCGACCAATATCATGCTGCTTAGCGGTGGCGCGATGGTGTTCCTGCCCAAGCTCGATATCGATCAGTTGATCCGTTTCATGCCGCAGGCCACCGCGTTGATGGGCGTGCCGACCTTCTACACCCGTTTGCTGGGCTCTGATGACTTCACCGCCGGATTGACGGCGCATATGCGTCTGTTCATCTCGGGCTCTGCCCCCTTGCTGGCCGAGACGCACAAGCAGTTCGAGGAACGCACAGGCCACCGTATTCTGGAACGCTACGGGATGACGGAAACCAATATGAACACGTCGAACCCCTATGACGGGCCGCGGCGCGGCGGGACTGTCGGCACGCCCCTGCCGGGGGTCGAGCTCAAGATTTGCGACCCCGATACTGGCGAAACCCTACCACAGGGAGAGATCGGCGTCGTCGAGGTCCGCGGGCCGAATGTTTTCCAAGGCTATTGGCAGATGCCCGAAAAAACCGCCGCTGAACTGCGCGCGGACGGATTCTTTATCACCGGTGATCTGGGGCTGATTGACGAAGACGGCTATGTGCAGATCGTCGGGCGCGGCAAGGATCTGATCATATCCGGCGGCTATAACATCTATCCCAAAGAGGTCGAACAGGTGCTGGACGATCAACCCGGCGTGCTGGAAAGCGCCGTGATCGGCGTGGCTCATGGGGATCTGGGCGAGGCACCGGTTGGTGTGCTGGTCGCCGATGGCAGCCGTGATCTGGACCTGGAGGCGCTGTCGCAGACCGTCGCGCAATCGCTGGCGCGGTTCAAATGTCCGCGCAAGCTGGTGGTGGTTGATGCCCTGCCCCGCAATACGATGGGCAAGGTGCAAAAGAACCTGCTGCGCGAAACCTATGCGGATCTGTTCAAGGGCTGA
- a CDS encoding (2Fe-2S)-binding protein, producing the protein MKLTVNGVTHDVDVEEDMPMLWVLRDVLGITGPKYGCGIAQCGACTVHMDGIAVRSCQLAAGDVEGEITTIEGLGSPAVRHAVQEAWIDLQVAQCGYCQSGQIMQAASFLELNPTPTDDQIDAAMSGNLCRCGTYPRIREAVKSAAIKLKAV; encoded by the coding sequence ATGAAACTTACAGTGAATGGCGTGACCCATGATGTGGACGTCGAGGAAGACATGCCCATGCTCTGGGTCTTGCGCGACGTTCTGGGGATCACCGGCCCGAAATACGGCTGCGGGATCGCGCAATGCGGGGCCTGCACCGTGCATATGGACGGGATCGCGGTCCGGTCGTGCCAGTTGGCTGCGGGCGATGTCGAGGGCGAGATTACCACCATCGAAGGGTTGGGCTCTCCGGCGGTGCGCCATGCGGTGCAGGAGGCCTGGATCGACCTGCAGGTCGCGCAATGCGGCTACTGTCAATCGGGGCAGATCATGCAGGCGGCCTCTTTTCTTGAGCTGAACCCGACCCCTACGGATGACCAGATTGACGCCGCGATGAGCGGGAACCTCTGTCGATGCGGCACCTATCCCCGTATTCGCGAGGCGGTGAAATCCGCCGCGATCAAGCTGAAGGCGGTGTGA
- a CDS encoding alpha/beta hydrolase: MIQPDYRVLLDEEIWAYMDRSDSFYPPDAVSLTIDQQRAVYNRMCAAFHQPHPDGVRTWDVAFGGVPCRVYEAETSDITVVYYHGGGFVVGGLESHDDVCAEICAATGYRVISVDYVLAPEVVFPACFNDAWAAFQAIAAAYDGRVVLAGDSAGGNLAAAVAHTARGSFQGRIAGQVLIYPGLGGDRSKGSYITHANAPQLTVADMEFYQQVRSGGAPPVDDPRYAPLHDTDFTDLPPTVILTVACDPLSSDGEAYAAAINGAGGQAHWHEAAGLVHGCLRARVMSRKAAAFFDQVTAAIGAVGAGKWPAISTG; this comes from the coding sequence GTGATCCAACCCGACTACCGCGTTCTACTGGATGAGGAAATCTGGGCCTATATGGACCGCTCGGACAGTTTCTATCCACCGGACGCGGTGTCACTCACCATCGACCAGCAGCGCGCTGTCTATAACCGGATGTGCGCTGCTTTTCACCAACCCCACCCTGATGGGGTCCGCACATGGGACGTGGCCTTCGGCGGCGTCCCATGTCGCGTTTACGAGGCCGAGACATCTGATATCACGGTCGTCTACTATCACGGCGGCGGGTTTGTTGTTGGCGGGCTCGAAAGTCACGATGATGTCTGCGCCGAAATTTGCGCCGCGACCGGCTACCGTGTGATCTCTGTCGACTACGTGCTCGCCCCCGAGGTCGTCTTTCCAGCTTGCTTCAACGACGCATGGGCCGCGTTTCAGGCGATTGCAGCCGCATATGACGGCAGGGTTGTATTGGCGGGGGACAGTGCGGGCGGCAATCTTGCTGCCGCCGTCGCCCATACCGCGCGAGGATCTTTTCAGGGGCGCATAGCGGGTCAGGTTCTGATCTATCCCGGACTGGGCGGAGATCGCAGCAAGGGCAGCTATATCACCCACGCCAACGCGCCGCAGCTGACGGTTGCGGATATGGAGTTTTACCAGCAGGTGCGGTCCGGTGGGGCACCGCCTGTGGACGATCCACGCTACGCGCCGCTGCACGATACCGATTTTACCGACCTGCCGCCTACGGTGATCCTCACGGTCGCCTGTGACCCGCTGTCGAGCGATGGGGAAGCCTATGCCGCCGCGATCAACGGGGCAGGCGGGCAGGCCCATTGGCACGAGGCCGCGGGCCTTGTCCACGGCTGTCTGCGCGCGCGGGTGATGTCACGCAAGGCGGCGGCGTTCTTTGATCAAGTGACAGCGGCGATCGGCGCTGTGGGGGCAGGGAAGTGGCCTGCGATCAGCACGGGCTAA
- a CDS encoding alkaline phosphatase family protein, with translation MKNKLLLIILDGVPYRNFRRLFGNLEGWVDSGEARVWTHRAVLPSISASCYASIHTGVAPAEHGCTGNGNVFRLKHKDVFAQTRAAGGVTGAVAHSFWSQFFNRHPFDYVRDVEYDEPESDTINHGRFHTMTGYGLVNQMTPSDVDLFGSLTNLALRFGLNYGMLHTCTLDSMGHRFFHDCQEMDHACAVMDEMLAPFIPKWRALGYEVIVTADHGQDERGHHGGRSALQQETALYYFGDAEGPSEDTVIDQLQLAPTILGRLGAPVADTMKAQSFLK, from the coding sequence ATGAAGAACAAGCTGCTTTTGATCATCCTAGACGGTGTGCCCTACCGCAATTTCCGTCGGCTGTTCGGCAATCTGGAAGGCTGGGTCGATAGTGGCGAGGCGCGGGTCTGGACCCACCGTGCGGTGCTGCCGTCAATCTCTGCCTCCTGCTATGCCTCGATCCACACGGGTGTGGCACCGGCTGAACATGGCTGTACCGGCAACGGCAATGTGTTCCGGCTAAAGCACAAGGACGTCTTCGCCCAGACCCGTGCGGCGGGCGGTGTGACAGGGGCCGTGGCCCATTCTTTCTGGTCGCAATTCTTCAACCGCCACCCCTTCGACTATGTGCGCGATGTGGAATACGACGAACCTGAAAGCGACACGATCAACCACGGGCGGTTTCACACGATGACCGGCTACGGGCTGGTGAACCAGATGACCCCTTCGGATGTGGATCTGTTTGGCTCCCTCACCAATCTGGCGCTGCGGTTCGGGCTGAACTACGGAATGCTGCACACCTGCACGCTGGACAGCATGGGGCATCGTTTCTTCCACGACTGTCAGGAAATGGACCACGCCTGCGCCGTCATGGACGAGATGCTGGCCCCCTTCATCCCGAAATGGCGCGCCCTGGGGTATGAGGTGATCGTCACAGCAGATCACGGGCAAGACGAACGCGGCCATCACGGCGGACGCAGTGCGTTGCAGCAGGAAACCGCGCTGTATTACTTTGGCGATGCCGAAGGGCCGTCGGAGGATACGGTGATCGACCAGCTGCAGCTCGCGCCGACGATCCTTGGCCGGTTGGGTGCGCCTGTGGCCGATACGATGAAGGCGCAGTCTTTCCTGAAATGA
- a CDS encoding xanthine dehydrogenase family protein molybdopterin-binding subunit: MGRVKTIARRSFLIGSAAVAGGVVFGTYLYKREGENPLLDGLKPGETAITPYVKIDAQGITLITPRADVGQGAWSMQAHMIAEELDIDPRSAKLSPGPADAIYYNGVVGAEALPIAATSDTMLARGGRGAVDVMGKLMGLHITGGSSTVPDMYDRLRMAGAVARETLIKAAMKQTGLPRDQLGTENGCIVLPDGLKIEYIDLASIAAEIEPVQDVTLRDPSEWRYLTKPQKRTDIVAKSTGRQIYGIDMQMDGMVIATTRTNPAIGGGLNGFDAEAARQMRGVSAVLPITGGIAVVADNTWRAFQAAQAVECDWGPSPYIGDSADQFAAVAASFTNDHRDSRFKDEGDVEEALQDASVVEAEYRIPYLAHAPMEPMSVVVKLTEGRLDIWTGTQIPRFVKANMARLTGLDGDDIHVHVLMSGGSFGRRLEDDYIAQAVEIAMQMPDTPIKMIWQREEDFTHDFPRPLAIARGRGAVADAGIAAFDLSIAAPSVAESSLARLNQPAFGPDVAIVAGAWDQPFQIPNYRVTGYRTPAMVPISSWRSVGASGNGFMHESFMDEMCHAAGADPLQERLRLCWHDASRKVLEAVGEMSEWGSDLGPNRGRGLAFTLAFGVPVAEVVEVTNTPDGIRIDKVFVAADVGRVLDPVNFEAQLQGGVIFGLGHAMNCELTYRDGVAEQDNYHAFEGMRLHQTPLIMVRGLENGDKIRGIGEPAVPPAAPALANAIFAATGQRIRELPLSKSIDFV, translated from the coding sequence ATGGGACGTGTGAAAACAATTGCGCGCCGCAGCTTCCTGATCGGCTCTGCCGCTGTTGCAGGCGGCGTCGTCTTTGGCACCTATCTTTACAAACGCGAGGGGGAGAACCCGCTGCTCGACGGGTTGAAACCCGGCGAAACCGCGATCACCCCCTACGTTAAAATCGACGCTCAAGGGATCACGCTGATCACGCCGCGCGCGGATGTGGGGCAGGGCGCGTGGTCGATGCAGGCGCATATGATCGCCGAAGAGCTCGACATTGACCCGCGCAGCGCCAAGCTGTCGCCCGGTCCGGCGGATGCGATTTATTACAACGGCGTTGTCGGGGCAGAGGCGCTGCCGATTGCCGCGACCTCTGACACGATGCTGGCACGCGGCGGGCGCGGTGCGGTCGATGTCATGGGCAAGCTGATGGGGCTGCATATCACCGGCGGCTCGTCCACTGTGCCGGATATGTATGACCGCCTGCGCATGGCCGGTGCCGTCGCACGCGAGACGCTGATCAAGGCCGCGATGAAGCAGACCGGCCTGCCGCGCGACCAACTGGGGACAGAGAACGGCTGCATCGTGCTGCCCGATGGGTTGAAGATCGAATACATCGACCTTGCCAGCATCGCCGCCGAGATCGAGCCGGTACAGGATGTCACCCTGCGTGATCCGTCGGAATGGCGCTATCTGACCAAGCCGCAGAAGCGGACCGATATCGTGGCGAAATCCACCGGTCGGCAGATCTACGGCATCGACATGCAGATGGACGGTATGGTGATCGCCACGACCCGCACCAATCCGGCGATTGGCGGCGGGCTGAACGGGTTTGACGCCGAGGCCGCACGCCAGATGCGCGGGGTCAGCGCGGTCTTGCCCATCACCGGCGGCATCGCTGTGGTGGCGGATAACACATGGCGCGCGTTTCAGGCGGCGCAGGCGGTTGAATGTGACTGGGGCCCTTCGCCCTATATCGGTGACAGCGCCGACCAGTTTGCCGCTGTGGCGGCCTCTTTCACCAACGATCACCGCGACAGCCGGTTCAAGGATGAAGGCGATGTAGAAGAGGCGTTGCAAGATGCCTCGGTCGTCGAGGCGGAATACCGCATCCCCTATCTGGCCCATGCGCCGATGGAACCGATGAGCGTCGTGGTCAAGCTGACCGAGGGGCGGCTGGATATCTGGACCGGCACGCAAATCCCCCGTTTCGTCAAGGCGAATATGGCGCGGCTGACAGGGTTGGACGGTGATGACATCCACGTGCATGTGCTGATGTCCGGTGGCAGCTTTGGCCGGCGCCTTGAGGATGATTATATCGCCCAAGCGGTCGAGATCGCGATGCAGATGCCTGACACGCCGATCAAGATGATCTGGCAACGCGAGGAAGACTTCACCCATGATTTCCCCCGCCCGCTGGCCATTGCGCGCGGGCGCGGTGCTGTGGCGGATGCCGGTATCGCAGCGTTTGATCTGTCGATCGCCGCCCCCTCGGTCGCTGAATCCTCGCTCGCAAGGTTGAACCAGCCCGCCTTCGGCCCTGATGTGGCGATTGTCGCGGGGGCGTGGGACCAGCCGTTCCAGATCCCCAACTACCGCGTCACCGGCTACCGCACGCCAGCGATGGTGCCCATCAGCTCTTGGCGGTCGGTCGGGGCGTCGGGCAACGGGTTCATGCACGAAAGCTTCATGGACGAGATGTGCCACGCCGCGGGTGCAGATCCGTTGCAAGAGCGGCTGCGCCTGTGTTGGCACGACGCATCGCGCAAGGTGCTGGAGGCCGTGGGCGAGATGTCGGAATGGGGCAGCGATCTGGGGCCGAACCGGGGGCGGGGGCTGGCGTTTACGCTGGCCTTTGGCGTGCCCGTGGCCGAGGTGGTCGAGGTCACCAACACCCCCGACGGCATCCGTATCGACAAGGTGTTCGTCGCCGCCGATGTGGGCCGCGTGCTTGACCCCGTGAACTTTGAGGCGCAGCTGCAAGGCGGTGTGATCTTTGGCCTGGGCCACGCGATGAACTGCGAGCTGACCTATCGCGACGGCGTGGCAGAGCAGGATAACTACCACGCCTTTGAGGGGATGCGCCTGCACCAGACGCCTTTGATCATGGTGCGCGGGCTTGAGAATGGCGACAAGATCAGGGGTATCGGTGAACCCGCCGTCCCCCCCGCAGCACCCGCTTTGGCCAATGCGATCTTTGCCGCGACGGGGCAGCGTATCCGCGAACTGCCGCTGTCCAAGTCGATCGATTTTGTATGA
- a CDS encoding ABC transporter transmembrane domain-containing protein, whose product MARTPTPGPGTEEREKSRELGALRALLPFLAPYRGLMIAAILALVLTAMISLTLPLAVRRVIDNFGTGEAELLDQYFVAALIIAALLAVGTGLRYALVTRFGERVVADIRKAVFDRVISMSPAFYENLMTGEVLSRITTDTTLILSVIGSSVSIALRNMLIVTGGLVLMLFTSAKLTAMVLLIVPAVIVPILVLGRRLRVLSRENQDWIAASSGNASESLGAVQTVQAFTNEAASQSQFAQMTEASYDAAQRRIKTRALMTIIVIFLVFAGVVGVLWMGARDVRADQMTPGALVQFVIYAVMVAGGVAALSEIWGELQRAAGATERLVELLRTEDTVQDPAAAIALPSPVAGRIGFEDVHFRYPARPDVQALDGVNLSINPGETVAFVGPSGAGKTTIIQLILRFYDPASGRITLDGVDLRDVSRAAFRRSVALVPQDPVIFAASARENIRFGRPDATDAEIDAAAEAAAAHGFISALPDGYDSYLGERGVMLSGGQKQRIAIARAILRDAPVLLLDEATSALDAESERAVQAAVDRLSADRTTLIVAHRLATVKKADRIVVLEAGRIVDMGTHDELVTKGGLYARLARLQFTDGRADV is encoded by the coding sequence ATGGCACGTACCCCGACGCCCGGCCCCGGCACCGAAGAACGCGAAAAATCGCGTGAGTTGGGGGCCCTGCGCGCGCTGCTGCCGTTTCTTGCGCCCTATCGCGGATTGATGATCGCGGCCATTCTGGCGCTGGTCCTCACGGCGATGATCTCTTTGACGCTGCCGCTGGCCGTGCGCCGCGTGATCGATAACTTCGGCACCGGCGAGGCCGAACTGCTGGACCAGTACTTCGTCGCCGCCCTGATCATCGCGGCCCTTCTGGCCGTGGGCACGGGGCTGCGCTATGCGCTGGTGACGCGTTTTGGCGAACGGGTCGTTGCCGATATCCGCAAGGCGGTGTTCGATCGCGTGATCTCGATGAGCCCGGCGTTCTACGAGAACCTGATGACCGGCGAGGTGCTGAGCCGGATCACCACGGACACCACGCTGATCCTGTCGGTGATCGGGTCGTCCGTGTCCATCGCGCTGCGCAATATGCTGATCGTGACCGGTGGGCTGGTGCTGATGTTGTTCACCTCGGCCAAGCTGACGGCGATGGTGTTGTTGATCGTACCGGCGGTAATTGTGCCGATCCTTGTTCTGGGGCGGCGCTTGCGGGTGCTGAGCCGTGAAAATCAGGACTGGATCGCGGCAAGCTCGGGCAATGCGTCCGAGAGTTTGGGCGCGGTGCAGACCGTGCAGGCCTTTACCAACGAGGCCGCCAGCCAATCGCAATTCGCACAGATGACCGAAGCGTCCTATGACGCGGCGCAGCGTCGGATCAAGACCCGCGCGCTGATGACGATTATTGTGATCTTTCTGGTATTTGCCGGCGTCGTGGGCGTTTTGTGGATGGGCGCGCGGGATGTGCGTGCCGACCAGATGACCCCCGGTGCCTTGGTGCAATTCGTGATCTATGCCGTGATGGTGGCAGGCGGGGTCGCGGCGCTGTCCGAGATCTGGGGTGAACTTCAACGCGCCGCCGGTGCCACCGAACGTCTGGTAGAGCTATTGCGGACCGAAGACACCGTGCAAGACCCCGCTGCGGCCATCGCCTTGCCCAGCCCTGTCGCCGGTCGGATTGGCTTTGAGGACGTGCATTTCAGATACCCTGCGCGCCCCGATGTGCAGGCACTGGACGGGGTCAACCTGTCGATCAACCCCGGTGAAACGGTCGCGTTCGTCGGGCCCTCGGGTGCAGGCAAAACCACGATCATCCAGTTGATTCTGCGGTTCTATGATCCTGCTTCGGGACGGATCACCCTTGACGGGGTCGATCTGCGCGATGTCTCGCGTGCGGCCTTCCGCCGGTCGGTCGCCTTGGTGCCGCAAGACCCGGTGATCTTCGCCGCCTCTGCCCGCGAGAACATCCGCTTTGGCCGCCCCGACGCCACAGACGCCGAGATTGACGCCGCCGCCGAGGCCGCCGCCGCCCACGGGTTCATCAGCGCATTGCCCGACGGCTACGACAGCTATCTGGGCGAACGCGGGGTGATGCTGTCGGGCGGGCAAAAGCAGCGTATCGCCATCGCCCGCGCCATCTTGCGCGACGCGCCGGTGCTGCTGCTGGACGAAGCCACAAGCGCCTTGGATGCCGAAAGCGAACGCGCCGTGCAGGCCGCCGTGGATCGGTTGAGCGCGGATCGCACCACCCTGATCGTCGCGCACCGTTTGGCGACGGTGAAAAAGGCCGACCGCATTGTCGTGCTGGAAGCAGGGCGGATCGTCGATATGGGCACCCATGACGAGCTGGTCACCAAGGGGGGGCTTTATGCGCGCCTGGCGCGGCTGCAATTCACCGATGGGCGCGCGGACGTATAA
- a CDS encoding acyl-CoA synthetase: MSFAGVEDRNAIEAEMPWADRDVPKTLWSMLSETAGKFPSHDAISYQIFSGPKDHAETLSWSQLRGQVGRAANLFRSLGVGPTDVVAYVLPNCNETVITLLGGAVAGIANPINPLLEAEQIGSILRETNAKVVVTLRPFPKTDVAEKTAEAVKLAPNVTTVLEVDLCRYLTAPKSWIVPLIRPKLKVTNQATYKNFNSEIAKQPAELTFDDPQEDRVAFYFHTGGTTGMPKVAQHKYSGMVYNGWLGHTLLYTENDNIMCPLPLFHVFACHVILMAAVKSGAHVVFPTPQGYRGDGVFDNFWKLVERWKITFIITVPTAISAKMQRPINADISTVKTAFSGSAPLPLELFRRFEKATGITLIEGYGLTEATCLVSSNPTDGVRKVGSIGITFPYTDVKIVKSTSDGLVEAEVDEIGEICISNPGVYAGNTYTEADKNKDLYYQGTHLRTGDLGRIDSDKYLWITGRAKDLIIRGGHNIDPAEIEEALLGHEAVAFAGAIGQPDAHAGEVPCAFVELVAGASITEAELLEFCKEHVQERAAQPKHMTIMSELPKTAVGKIFKPDLRKNAITRVYDETLEAAGLPARVASVTDDKKRGLVAQIAMNGASEADVGASLDVFTFGWEAA; the protein is encoded by the coding sequence ATGTCATTTGCCGGTGTAGAAGACCGTAACGCAATCGAAGCAGAAATGCCGTGGGCTGACCGCGACGTGCCCAAAACACTTTGGAGCATGTTGAGCGAAACCGCCGGAAAGTTTCCAAGCCACGACGCAATCAGCTACCAGATTTTCTCTGGGCCGAAAGATCACGCGGAAACCCTAAGCTGGTCGCAGCTGCGGGGGCAGGTGGGTCGTGCGGCCAATCTGTTCCGGTCGCTGGGTGTGGGGCCGACCGATGTGGTCGCCTATGTCCTGCCAAACTGTAACGAGACGGTCATCACGCTTCTGGGCGGTGCCGTCGCAGGGATCGCAAACCCCATCAACCCGCTGCTTGAGGCAGAGCAGATCGGATCGATCCTGCGTGAAACCAATGCCAAGGTCGTTGTGACCCTGCGGCCTTTCCCCAAGACGGATGTGGCCGAGAAAACCGCCGAGGCGGTCAAGCTGGCACCGAATGTCACGACCGTGCTCGAAGTGGATCTGTGCCGCTATCTGACCGCGCCAAAGTCGTGGATCGTGCCGCTGATCCGTCCGAAGCTGAAGGTCACCAATCAGGCGACCTACAAGAATTTCAATTCCGAAATCGCCAAGCAACCGGCCGAGCTGACATTCGACGATCCGCAAGAGGATCGCGTCGCCTTCTACTTCCACACCGGGGGGACAACGGGCATGCCCAAAGTGGCACAGCACAAGTATTCCGGCATGGTCTATAACGGTTGGCTGGGACACACGCTGCTATATACGGAAAACGACAACATCATGTGTCCGCTGCCGTTGTTCCACGTTTTCGCCTGCCACGTGATCCTTATGGCTGCCGTGAAATCTGGTGCGCATGTGGTTTTCCCGACGCCTCAGGGCTATCGCGGGGACGGGGTCTTCGACAACTTCTGGAAGCTGGTCGAACGCTGGAAAATCACCTTTATCATCACTGTGCCTACGGCGATTTCCGCCAAGATGCAGCGCCCGATCAACGCTGATATTTCGACCGTGAAAACCGCCTTCTCCGGCTCGGCACCATTGCCGCTGGAACTATTCCGCCGCTTTGAAAAGGCCACCGGCATCACGCTGATCGAAGGCTACGGCCTGACAGAGGCGACCTGCCTTGTGTCGTCGAACCCGACGGACGGCGTGCGCAAGGTGGGCAGCATCGGCATCACCTTCCCCTATACGGATGTGAAGATCGTCAAAAGCACCAGCGACGGGCTGGTCGAGGCGGAGGTCGACGAGATCGGCGAGATCTGTATCTCGAACCCCGGCGTCTATGCGGGCAATACCTATACCGAAGCCGATAAGAACAAGGATCTCTACTATCAGGGCACGCACCTGCGGACAGGGGATCTGGGCCGTATCGACAGCGACAAATACCTCTGGATTACGGGCCGCGCCAAAGACCTGATCATCCGTGGCGGTCACAACATCGACCCCGCCGAGATCGAAGAGGCGCTTCTGGGTCACGAGGCGGTCGCCTTTGCCGGTGCCATTGGCCAGCCGGATGCCCACGCGGGCGAGGTGCCTTGCGCCTTTGTCGAACTGGTCGCAGGTGCGTCGATCACCGAAGCCGAACTGCTGGAGTTCTGCAAAGAGCACGTGCAGGAACGCGCGGCGCAGCCCAAGCACATGACCATCATGAGCGAACTGCCCAAAACCGCCGTCGGTAAGATCTTTAAGCCCGACCTGCGCAAAAACGCGATCACGCGCGTCTATGACGAGACGTTGGAAGCCGCCGGTCTGCCCGCGCGTGTTGCCTCTGTCACCGATGACAAGAAACGCGGTCTGGTTGCGCAAATCGCCATGAATGGCGCAAGCGAGGCTGATGTCGGCGCGTCGCTGGACGTCTTTACCTTCGGTTGGGAGGCCGCGTGA
- the lysM gene encoding peptidoglycan-binding protein LysM, protein MGLWSFVKDAGKKVFGGGDDTEVTGAALQDELKDLGLDAEGLDISVEGDKVKVSGKAASQEMKEKVILAVGNVEGVAEVEEDMDGGEGDGTFHTVEKGDTLWAIAAKTLGNGARYEEIFEANKPMLTHPDKIYPGQMLRIPAK, encoded by the coding sequence ATGGGTTTGTGGAGTTTCGTAAAAGACGCCGGCAAGAAAGTGTTTGGCGGCGGTGATGATACCGAAGTCACCGGAGCCGCGCTTCAGGATGAATTGAAAGACCTCGGGCTTGATGCCGAAGGGCTCGATATTTCTGTCGAAGGCGACAAGGTCAAGGTTTCGGGCAAGGCGGCGAGCCAAGAGATGAAAGAAAAGGTCATTCTGGCCGTGGGGAACGTCGAAGGCGTTGCCGAGGTCGAAGAAGACATGGACGGCGGCGAGGGGGACGGCACCTTCCACACCGTTGAAAAGGGCGACACGCTTTGGGCCATCGCGGCCAAGACCCTTGGCAATGGCGCGCGCTATGAAGAAATCTTTGAAGCGAATAAACCCATGCTGACCCACCCCGATAAAATCTATCCCGGTCAGATGCTGCGTATTCCTGCCAAGTAA